A single region of the Triticum dicoccoides isolate Atlit2015 ecotype Zavitan chromosome 2B, WEW_v2.0, whole genome shotgun sequence genome encodes:
- the LOC119366476 gene encoding exocyst complex component EXO70A1-like isoform X2, with amino-acid sequence MEGLAQRAALLRESLGRSQAATDAVVSILGSFDSRLSALDAAMRPIQLRTHAVRTAHENIDRTLRSADVILTQFDRTREAEREIQKGPNENLQGFLDAVDRLRSIERFFSSNRSYSSSDRVLSHVNGLLSKALVKMEGEFQNQLTQRSKPMEPDRLFDCLPSTLRPSAESRSEGGKHPPGGPQSDNHETAEAAVYKPPALIEPKFVPLLAKLAQQLVQAGCQQQCAEIYSEARASALESSLKNLGVEKLSKDEVQKMPWEILESKIGNWIHFMRIAVKLLFAGERQLCDQVFECSQSLRDKCFSAITKNSLATLLSFGEAIAMSKRSPEKLFVLLDMYEIMCELQTEIDTIFVGESCSQMRDSALSLTKCLAQTAQKTFSDFEEAVEKDATKNIHTDGTVHPLTSYVINYVKFLFDYQSTLKQLFQEFKREDGSGSELASVTMSIMQALQNNLDAKAKQYKDPALMHIFLMNNIHYIVKSVRRSEAKDLLGDDWIQRHRRIVQQNANQYRRVAWSKVLQCLSGQGLTSSGGSGQVGSEGGNSSGASRTAVKERFRSFNMQFEEIYQKQCGWSVPDSELRESLRLAVAEILLPAYRSFQKRFGPLIENSKAPGKYVKHTPEQLELFLGNLFEGKQERP; translated from the exons ATGGAGGGCCTGGCGCAGCGCGCGGCGCTGCTGCGGGAGTCGCTGGGGCGGAGCCAGGCGGCCACCGACGCCGTCGTCTCCATCCTCGGCTCCTTCGACAGCCGCCTCTCCGCGCTCGACGCCGCCATGCGCCCCATCCAGCTCCGCACCCACGCCGTCCGCACCGCCCACGAGAACATCGACCGCACCCTCCGCTCCGCCGACGTCATCCTCACCCAGTTCGACCGCACACGAGAG GCAGAGCGTGAAATACAGAAAGGTCCTAACGAGAACCTCCAGGGTTTCCTCGACGCCGTCGACCGGCTGCGCAGCATCGAGCGCTTTTTCAGCTCCAATAGGAGCTACAGCAGCAGCGACCGGGTGCTCAGCCACGTCAACGGCCTCCTCTCCAAGGCCCTGGTGAAGATGGAAGGTGAATTCCAGAACCAGTTGACTCAGCGCAG CAAACCAATGGAGCCTGACCGTCTTTTCGACTGCCTTCCGAGTACGCTTCGGCCATCGGCCGAGTCTCGGTCTGAAGGTGGGAAACACCCGCCAGGTGGCCCGCAATCCGATAACCATGAAACCGCGGAGGCTGCCGTATACAAGCCTCCTGCACTTATTGAGCCCAAGTTTGTTCCTTTGCTTGCTAAATTGGCACAGCAGCTGGTCCAAGCTGGATGCCAACAGCAATGTGCAGAAATATACAG CGAAGCTCGTGCTTCAGCTTTAGAGTCGAGTTTGAAGAACTTGGGTGTTGAGAAACTGAGTAAAGATGAAGTGCAGAAAATGCCTTGGGAGATTTTGGAGTCTAAAATAGGGAACTGGATTCATTTCATGCGAATTGCT GTGAAACTTCTTTTCGCCGGGGAACGCCAGCTCTGTGACCAAGTTTTTGAATGTAGCCAATCTTTAAGGGATAAGTGCTTTTCTGCAATAACCAAGAACAGTTTGGCTACTCTACTCAGCTTTGGTGAGGCAATTGCTATGAGTAAAAGATCACCGGAGAAATTGTTTGTTCTTCTAGACATGTATGAGATAATGTGTGAACTTCAAACAGAG ATTGACACCATCTTTGTTGGAGAATCATGCTCTCAAATGCGTGACTCTGCACTCAGTCTGACAAAATGTTTAGCACAAACTGCACAGAAGACTTTCAGCGATTTCGAAGAAGCTGTCGAGAAGGATGCAACGAAGAATATTCATACTGATGGAACAGTTCATCCTTTGACAAGCTATGTGATTAACTATGTTAAATTTTTATTTGA CTATCAATCAACTCTGAaacagctcttccaggaattcaaaagGGAAGATGGATCTGGTTCTGAGCTGGCATCTGTGACCATGAGTATTATGCAAGCTTTACAAAATAATTTGGATGCAAAAGCAAAACAATACAAGGATCCTGCATTGATGCACATCTTTTTGATGAATAACATTCATTATATTGTTAAATCTGTCCGCAG ATCAGAAGCCAAGGATTTATTGGGCGATGACTGGATTCAAAGACATCGAAGGATTGTACagcaaaatgcaaaccaatatagaAGGGTTGCTTGGTCAAAG GTGTTGCAATGCCTCTCTGGTCAAGGTTTGACTTCATCAGGTGGTAGTGGTCAAGTAGGAAGCGAAGGTGGCAATAGCAGTGGAGCTTCAAGAACAGCTGTGAAAGAGAG ATTCAGGTCTTTCAATATGCAATTTGAAGAGATTTATCAAAAGCAGTGTGGCTGGTCTGTTCCAGATTCAGAGTTGCGCGAGTCACTGAGACTGGCTGTTGCAGAAATTCTGTTACCCGCGTACAGATCTTTCCAAAAGCGCTTCGG GCCTCTCATCGAGAACAGCAAAGCGCCTGGGAAGTACGTCAAGCACACGCCCGAGCAGCTCGAGCTGTTTCTGGGCAACCTATTCGAGGGGAAACAAGAACGTCCATGA
- the LOC119366476 gene encoding exocyst complex component EXO70A1-like isoform X1 produces the protein MEGLAQRAALLRESLGRSQAATDAVVSILGSFDSRLSALDAAMRPIQLRTHAVRTAHENIDRTLRSADVILTQFDRTREAEREIQKGPNENLQGFLDAVDRLRSIERFFSSNRSYSSSDRVLSHVNGLLSKALVKMEGEFQNQLTQRRSVSHHPFKLLFLSRRRLTLAWCAHPLKWSSKPMEPDRLFDCLPSTLRPSAESRSEGGKHPPGGPQSDNHETAEAAVYKPPALIEPKFVPLLAKLAQQLVQAGCQQQCAEIYSEARASALESSLKNLGVEKLSKDEVQKMPWEILESKIGNWIHFMRIAVKLLFAGERQLCDQVFECSQSLRDKCFSAITKNSLATLLSFGEAIAMSKRSPEKLFVLLDMYEIMCELQTEIDTIFVGESCSQMRDSALSLTKCLAQTAQKTFSDFEEAVEKDATKNIHTDGTVHPLTSYVINYVKFLFDYQSTLKQLFQEFKREDGSGSELASVTMSIMQALQNNLDAKAKQYKDPALMHIFLMNNIHYIVKSVRRSEAKDLLGDDWIQRHRRIVQQNANQYRRVAWSKVLQCLSGQGLTSSGGSGQVGSEGGNSSGASRTAVKERFRSFNMQFEEIYQKQCGWSVPDSELRESLRLAVAEILLPAYRSFQKRFGPLIENSKAPGKYVKHTPEQLELFLGNLFEGKQERP, from the exons ATGGAGGGCCTGGCGCAGCGCGCGGCGCTGCTGCGGGAGTCGCTGGGGCGGAGCCAGGCGGCCACCGACGCCGTCGTCTCCATCCTCGGCTCCTTCGACAGCCGCCTCTCCGCGCTCGACGCCGCCATGCGCCCCATCCAGCTCCGCACCCACGCCGTCCGCACCGCCCACGAGAACATCGACCGCACCCTCCGCTCCGCCGACGTCATCCTCACCCAGTTCGACCGCACACGAGAG GCAGAGCGTGAAATACAGAAAGGTCCTAACGAGAACCTCCAGGGTTTCCTCGACGCCGTCGACCGGCTGCGCAGCATCGAGCGCTTTTTCAGCTCCAATAGGAGCTACAGCAGCAGCGACCGGGTGCTCAGCCACGTCAACGGCCTCCTCTCCAAGGCCCTGGTGAAGATGGAAGGTGAATTCCAGAACCAGTTGACTCAGCGCAGGTCCGTGTCTCATCATCCATTTAAATTGCTATTTTTGTCTCGACGTCGTCTAACTCTTGCATGGTGCGCGCACCCTCTTAAATGGTCCAGCAAACCAATGGAGCCTGACCGTCTTTTCGACTGCCTTCCGAGTACGCTTCGGCCATCGGCCGAGTCTCGGTCTGAAGGTGGGAAACACCCGCCAGGTGGCCCGCAATCCGATAACCATGAAACCGCGGAGGCTGCCGTATACAAGCCTCCTGCACTTATTGAGCCCAAGTTTGTTCCTTTGCTTGCTAAATTGGCACAGCAGCTGGTCCAAGCTGGATGCCAACAGCAATGTGCAGAAATATACAG CGAAGCTCGTGCTTCAGCTTTAGAGTCGAGTTTGAAGAACTTGGGTGTTGAGAAACTGAGTAAAGATGAAGTGCAGAAAATGCCTTGGGAGATTTTGGAGTCTAAAATAGGGAACTGGATTCATTTCATGCGAATTGCT GTGAAACTTCTTTTCGCCGGGGAACGCCAGCTCTGTGACCAAGTTTTTGAATGTAGCCAATCTTTAAGGGATAAGTGCTTTTCTGCAATAACCAAGAACAGTTTGGCTACTCTACTCAGCTTTGGTGAGGCAATTGCTATGAGTAAAAGATCACCGGAGAAATTGTTTGTTCTTCTAGACATGTATGAGATAATGTGTGAACTTCAAACAGAG ATTGACACCATCTTTGTTGGAGAATCATGCTCTCAAATGCGTGACTCTGCACTCAGTCTGACAAAATGTTTAGCACAAACTGCACAGAAGACTTTCAGCGATTTCGAAGAAGCTGTCGAGAAGGATGCAACGAAGAATATTCATACTGATGGAACAGTTCATCCTTTGACAAGCTATGTGATTAACTATGTTAAATTTTTATTTGA CTATCAATCAACTCTGAaacagctcttccaggaattcaaaagGGAAGATGGATCTGGTTCTGAGCTGGCATCTGTGACCATGAGTATTATGCAAGCTTTACAAAATAATTTGGATGCAAAAGCAAAACAATACAAGGATCCTGCATTGATGCACATCTTTTTGATGAATAACATTCATTATATTGTTAAATCTGTCCGCAG ATCAGAAGCCAAGGATTTATTGGGCGATGACTGGATTCAAAGACATCGAAGGATTGTACagcaaaatgcaaaccaatatagaAGGGTTGCTTGGTCAAAG GTGTTGCAATGCCTCTCTGGTCAAGGTTTGACTTCATCAGGTGGTAGTGGTCAAGTAGGAAGCGAAGGTGGCAATAGCAGTGGAGCTTCAAGAACAGCTGTGAAAGAGAG ATTCAGGTCTTTCAATATGCAATTTGAAGAGATTTATCAAAAGCAGTGTGGCTGGTCTGTTCCAGATTCAGAGTTGCGCGAGTCACTGAGACTGGCTGTTGCAGAAATTCTGTTACCCGCGTACAGATCTTTCCAAAAGCGCTTCGG GCCTCTCATCGAGAACAGCAAAGCGCCTGGGAAGTACGTCAAGCACACGCCCGAGCAGCTCGAGCTGTTTCTGGGCAACCTATTCGAGGGGAAACAAGAACGTCCATGA